Proteins from one Dromiciops gliroides isolate mDroGli1 chromosome 6, mDroGli1.pri, whole genome shotgun sequence genomic window:
- the LOC122731941 gene encoding vomeronasal type-1 receptor 4-like has protein sequence MAVCFSPGFSGDDSNNSVQVKERVISQDEVLWIVYLIQFITGVLGNSFLFCIYTFNYTTGYRKRSIDPILIYLAFTNTMLLLFRGIPEMIRVWKWQYFLNDIGCKLITYLQTACRGLSLSSTSLLSVFQAITISPSSLFWAEIKARAPKWVLPCCLTCWIFNLMIDVFVPVYVTSSHNRTIKGSINMGFCSLDINAIRPLKTVIWKSLYDFIFVGIMLCSSIYMVILLYSHHQQVKHIHHTSLGSRPSPEIQATKSILLLVSTFVCFSTVSGPFIITMESSEGSISWPYYISAFMSVSFQTISPFVLLSSDTQMLRSSCVF, from the coding sequence ATGGCTGTGTGTttctccccaggtttttctggagaTGACAGCAACAACTCAGTCCAAGTCAAAGAAAGGGTAATATCACAAGATGAAGTCCTATGGATTGTTTACCTGATTCAGTTTATAACTGGTGTCCTGGGgaacagtttccttttttgtatatatactttTAATTATACAACTGGCTACAGGAAAAGATCCATAGATCCAATACTCATCTATTTGGCCTTTACCAATACCATGTTGCTTCTGTTCAGGGGAATCCCTGAAATGATAAGGGTTTGGAAATGGCAATATTTTCTGAATGACATTGGGTGCAAACTCATAACTTACCTACAAACAGCATGTAggggcctttctctctctagcACTAGCCTCCTGAGTGTCTTTCAGGCCATTACTATCAGTCCCAGCAGCCTCTTTTGGGCTGAGATCAAAGCTAGAGCTCCAAAGTGGGTCTTGCCATGCTGTCTTACCTGTTGGATCTTCAATCTGATGATAGATGTGTTTGTACCTGTCTATGTGACGAGTTCACATAATAGAACAATCAAAGGAAGCATAAACATGGGGTTTTGCTCTCTAGACATAAATGCCATTCGTCCTTTAAAAACTGTAATCTGGAAGTCTCtgtatgattttatatttgtggGTATCATGCTTTGTAGTAGCATCTACATGGTCATTCTCCTATATAGCCACCACCAGCAAGTCAAGCACATTCACCATACCAGTCTTGGCTCCAGGCCCTCCCCTGAGATTCAAGCCACCAAATCCATTCTGCTGTTAGTGAGCACTTTTGTCTGCTTTAGCACAGTCAGTGGACCTTTTATTATTACTATGGAAAGTTCTGAAGGAAGCATTTCCTGGCCTTATTATATCTCTGCCTTTATGTCAGTGTCTTTTCAAACAATCAGCCCCTTTGTGTTGCTAAGCAGTGACACTCAGATGCTCAGGTCCTCTTGTGTTTTCTAA